A window of Rhizobium acidisoli contains these coding sequences:
- a CDS encoding class I SAM-dependent methyltransferase, whose protein sequence is MTDAKRQHWDEVYRTKAPDSVSWYQPAPEPSLRALDELRLPVTASLIDVGGGASSLVDRLVERGWSDLTVLDIAAPALDLAKARLGDVRVAWVVDDVTAWRPGCRYDVWHDRAVFHFLTEPEQRLAYRRALETGTVPGSAVIIATFAPDGPERCSGLPVQRYDAAALTREFSSAFTLQRDWREEHTTPSGGRQSFQWCVFRRH, encoded by the coding sequence ATGACGGACGCAAAGCGGCAGCACTGGGACGAGGTCTATCGCACGAAAGCGCCCGACAGCGTCAGCTGGTATCAGCCGGCGCCTGAGCCTTCCCTGCGGGCGCTTGATGAGCTGCGATTGCCGGTCACGGCCTCGCTGATCGATGTGGGCGGTGGCGCATCGAGCCTTGTCGATCGGCTTGTCGAGCGCGGGTGGTCCGATCTCACCGTACTTGATATCGCCGCGCCGGCGCTCGACCTCGCCAAAGCACGGCTGGGGGACGTCCGCGTTGCCTGGGTGGTCGATGATGTCACTGCGTGGCGACCGGGGTGTCGGTACGATGTGTGGCACGACCGTGCCGTCTTTCATTTCCTCACCGAACCCGAGCAGCGGCTGGCTTATCGCCGCGCCCTCGAAACCGGCACGGTGCCGGGCAGCGCCGTGATCATCGCGACCTTCGCGCCTGACGGGCCGGAACGGTGCAGCGGCTTGCCGGTCCAGCGTTACGACGCGGCCGCTCTTACGCGTGAATTCTCCTCCGCGTTCACGCTTCAACGTGACTGGCGCGAGGAGCACACGACACCCAGCGGCGGCCGGCAGTCGTTTCAGTGGTGCGTCTTTCGCAGGCACTGA
- a CDS encoding NAD(P)/FAD-dependent oxidoreductase, producing MRVAVIGAGIVGACCALELIRDGHDVTIVEPGAPGGPQSASYGHGCWISPASVVPMSMPGLWRRVPGYLLDARGPLVIRWRHIVPLMPWILRFLMAGATDAKVEKTAMALAGLLGDSPRRHAELAAEIGRPELIRNDGVLYVYPDRQALEADGLAWRLRCMAGVRWTELDREALREREVNLADRYALGLLVEDGSHCVDPAAYVGRLVDVAVERGALSVQGVCKRIASAEDQAVTVEMDTGETIACDRVVIAAGIWSKALARQAGDRIPLESERGYHAEIEGTKNGPCHPVMPSDGRMANTQTLRGLRLSGQVELACTQAPANWQRLDILIEHARKTYPALNSPDEWTVNRWMGHRPSTPDGLPVIGPSSGSPDILYAFGHGHVGFASGPITGRIVADLVSGARVPADVAAFSARRFK from the coding sequence ATGCGCGTCGCAGTTATCGGTGCAGGTATTGTCGGAGCGTGCTGCGCGCTTGAGCTGATCCGCGATGGCCACGACGTGACGATCGTGGAGCCCGGGGCGCCCGGCGGCCCGCAGTCGGCTAGCTATGGCCATGGATGCTGGATAAGTCCGGCCTCGGTCGTGCCCATGTCCATGCCGGGTCTTTGGCGTCGCGTTCCGGGATATCTGCTCGATGCGCGCGGTCCCCTGGTCATTCGTTGGCGCCATATCGTGCCGCTGATGCCCTGGATTCTAAGGTTTCTCATGGCCGGGGCAACCGATGCGAAGGTCGAGAAGACGGCGATGGCGCTGGCAGGCCTGCTGGGCGACAGCCCCAGGCGCCATGCCGAACTTGCTGCCGAGATCGGCCGGCCGGAGCTTATTCGCAACGACGGCGTCCTCTACGTCTATCCTGACAGACAGGCTCTGGAGGCTGACGGCCTTGCTTGGCGGCTGCGCTGCATGGCCGGGGTAAGGTGGACGGAACTCGATCGGGAGGCGCTACGCGAGAGGGAAGTCAATCTCGCCGACCGCTATGCCCTTGGTCTTCTGGTGGAAGACGGCTCCCACTGTGTCGATCCGGCTGCCTATGTCGGACGCCTCGTGGACGTTGCCGTGGAACGTGGCGCATTGTCGGTTCAGGGCGTCTGCAAGCGCATCGCATCCGCAGAAGATCAGGCCGTCACGGTCGAGATGGACACGGGAGAGACGATCGCATGCGACCGCGTCGTAATCGCGGCCGGAATCTGGTCGAAAGCGCTTGCCAGGCAGGCCGGCGACCGGATCCCGCTCGAATCCGAACGGGGTTACCACGCTGAAATCGAGGGCACCAAAAACGGCCCTTGCCATCCGGTCATGCCAAGCGACGGCCGGATGGCCAATACGCAGACCTTACGCGGGCTGCGCCTGTCGGGGCAGGTCGAACTGGCATGCACGCAAGCGCCCGCCAACTGGCAACGGCTCGATATCCTGATCGAGCACGCCCGCAAAACTTATCCCGCCTTGAACTCTCCTGATGAGTGGACGGTCAATCGCTGGATGGGGCATCGACCTTCGACGCCCGATGGTCTTCCCGTCATCGGGCCGTCCAGCGGCTCGCCGGACATCTTATACGCCTTCGGACATGGTCACGTTGGCTTTGCCAGCGGGCCGATTACCGGGCGCATCGTCGCGGATCTCGTTTCGGGCGCCAGGGTGCCGGCCGACGTCGCGGCTTTTTCTGCAAGGAGATTCAAATAG
- a CDS encoding aspartate dehydrogenase domain-containing protein, which translates to METNVVRIGLAGFGSSGRAVAAALVKGAIPGIGLAAVSARDLEKARAHLATLDASVPVVPLNELAGHCDLVVEAATGAAIPQIVDAVLPHGKDLICVSAGGFLAVPDLEQIAARHGARIQIASGAMPGLDILRSAKEGTIRSVHLKARVKPETLASEPYVLEQGLDFRQRRPEKPVCVFNGMATDAARHFPRHLNVAVSISLAGIGFDRTVIELWMDPDIPGAIHLLTIEADEIGLTMESRNLPSANPKTSRIVAPSILAALRERVATIRVGS; encoded by the coding sequence GTGGAAACGAATGTTGTTCGAATTGGGCTTGCCGGCTTCGGAAGTTCCGGACGCGCAGTTGCCGCCGCCCTCGTGAAGGGTGCGATTCCGGGTATCGGTCTTGCCGCTGTCAGCGCCCGAGATTTGGAAAAGGCGCGTGCTCATCTCGCGACCCTGGACGCCAGCGTGCCGGTGGTGCCGCTGAACGAGCTCGCCGGCCATTGCGACCTCGTCGTTGAGGCCGCAACCGGCGCCGCTATCCCTCAGATCGTGGACGCGGTCCTTCCGCACGGTAAGGACCTCATCTGCGTCAGTGCCGGCGGTTTTCTCGCCGTGCCCGACCTGGAGCAGATCGCGGCCCGGCATGGAGCTCGAATACAGATCGCTTCCGGCGCAATGCCGGGGCTGGATATTCTGCGTTCAGCGAAAGAGGGAACGATCCGCAGCGTACACCTCAAGGCAAGGGTCAAGCCGGAGACCCTCGCCAGCGAGCCCTATGTCCTGGAGCAGGGCTTGGATTTTCGCCAGCGGCGGCCCGAAAAGCCGGTATGCGTCTTCAACGGCATGGCCACCGATGCGGCGCGTCATTTTCCGCGGCATCTCAACGTTGCCGTCTCGATCAGCCTGGCCGGCATCGGCTTCGATAGAACCGTCATCGAATTGTGGATGGATCCCGACATTCCCGGTGCCATCCACCTTTTGACCATCGAGGCCGACGAAATCGGCCTGACGATGGAGAGTCGCAATCTTCCGTCGGCCAATCCGAAGACTTCACGCATCGTCGCGCCGAGCATCCTGGCGGCCCTTCGGGAGCGCGTCGCCACGATCAGGGTCGGTTCCTGA
- a CDS encoding C39 family peptidase, with product MQESGVPYFSQWETPGMTLPVLAEGSQALLGDPLWQHSGAGTIEEYARWAVNVCGMACLKMILAARGEIHPTLQLARACTRYGGYVVNEIDASIKGLIYAPFVRFAADRFALSAETITGVETYAIPELLSKRRFFIASVHSGIRWPQRQPPSKGGHLVLVTAASDEAIRFHNPSGHDEASQADVTLPLAVFDRFFANRGISVDT from the coding sequence ATGCAAGAAAGCGGCGTGCCCTATTTCAGCCAATGGGAAACACCGGGCATGACGCTGCCGGTGCTTGCCGAGGGGTCGCAGGCCTTGCTCGGCGATCCGCTCTGGCAACACTCGGGAGCCGGCACGATCGAGGAATATGCGCGCTGGGCGGTCAATGTCTGCGGCATGGCCTGCCTGAAGATGATCCTTGCCGCCCGCGGTGAGATCCATCCGACCCTCCAGCTTGCCCGCGCCTGCACTAGATATGGCGGTTATGTCGTCAACGAGATCGATGCCTCGATCAAGGGGCTGATCTACGCGCCCTTCGTCCGCTTCGCTGCCGACCGATTCGCGCTGAGCGCGGAGACCATCACAGGCGTCGAGACATATGCCATTCCAGAGCTTCTATCGAAGCGGCGCTTCTTCATCGCCTCGGTGCATTCGGGCATCCGCTGGCCGCAGCGCCAGCCGCCATCGAAGGGCGGCCATCTGGTGCTGGTCACGGCGGCGAGCGACGAGGCGATCCGCTTCCACAACCCGTCTGGCCATGACGAGGCGAGCCAGGCTGATGTGACGCTGCCGCTCGCCGTCTTCGACCGCTTCTTCGCCAATCGCGGCATATCTGTCGACACCTGA
- a CDS encoding AAA family ATPase: protein MNRSVLISGCSGGGKSTLLAELGRRGHAVVEEPGRRIVRQELESDGAALPWIDMAAFARRAIEMAIADHAAARGRPGWTFFDRGLIDAAAALQHLTGEPVLDRLSALHRYNSSVFLTPPWPEIYVTDPERRHGFDEAVAEYGRLAAIYPALGYDVVTLPKIAVADRADFILDSLVAQ, encoded by the coding sequence ATGAACAGGTCAGTCCTGATTTCAGGATGTTCCGGCGGCGGAAAATCGACGCTGCTGGCCGAACTCGGCCGTCGCGGTCATGCAGTCGTCGAAGAGCCCGGCCGGCGGATCGTCAGGCAAGAGCTCGAAAGCGACGGCGCAGCCCTGCCCTGGATCGATATGGCGGCCTTCGCACGCCGCGCCATCGAGATGGCGATCGCCGACCACGCAGCCGCACGCGGCCGGCCCGGCTGGACATTTTTCGACCGAGGGCTGATCGATGCCGCGGCAGCGCTTCAACACCTGACCGGAGAACCGGTCCTGGACAGGTTAAGCGCCCTCCACCGCTATAACAGCAGCGTTTTTCTCACCCCGCCATGGCCGGAAATCTATGTCACCGACCCCGAACGACGCCATGGTTTCGACGAGGCGGTTGCCGAATATGGCCGGCTTGCAGCCATCTACCCGGCGCTCGGCTACGACGTCGTCACGCTGCCGAAAATCGCGGTCGCCGACCGGGCGGATTTCATTCTCGATAGCCTTGTAGCGCAGTAG
- a CDS encoding LacI family transcriptional regulator encodes MENKGNFGQAASPTARERPTLKTIAFMTGLGVTTVSRALKDAPDIGAETKERVRMVARQLGYQPNRAGVRLRTGKTNVIALVLSIDEEIMGFSSQMVFGISEVLSGTPYHIVVTPHSHSKDPMLPVRYILDTGSADGVIISRIEPDDPRVRLLTERGMPFATHGRTDAGLTHPFHDFNNEAFAHQAVERLVKRGRRRIALLQPPSKLTYYAHIRIGFQTGLHDYGAEEVPLRVNSDAPLADIRDVVEVMMRSPNAPDGIVCSAGSAAIAVNAGIEAAGKALGRDLDMVSKQSVPILNWIRPEIITVQEDVRQAGREMAKAVIARIDGVEPELLQSISQPIWPEGGR; translated from the coding sequence ATGGAAAACAAGGGAAATTTCGGGCAGGCGGCATCGCCAACGGCGCGCGAGCGCCCGACGTTGAAGACGATCGCCTTCATGACCGGCCTCGGCGTGACGACAGTATCGCGCGCCTTAAAGGATGCGCCCGACATCGGGGCGGAAACCAAAGAGCGGGTGCGCATGGTCGCCCGCCAGCTCGGTTACCAGCCGAACAGGGCCGGCGTGCGCCTGCGCACCGGCAAGACCAACGTCATCGCCCTCGTCCTCAGCATCGACGAGGAGATCATGGGCTTTTCGAGCCAGATGGTCTTCGGCATCTCCGAGGTCCTGTCCGGCACGCCCTATCATATCGTCGTCACGCCGCATTCCCACAGCAAGGATCCGATGCTGCCGGTGCGCTACATCCTTGACACCGGCTCGGCCGACGGCGTCATCATCTCGCGCATCGAACCGGACGATCCGCGCGTGCGGCTGTTGACCGAGCGCGGCATGCCCTTCGCCACCCATGGGCGCACCGACGCCGGTCTCACGCACCCTTTCCACGACTTCAACAACGAAGCCTTCGCCCACCAGGCGGTGGAACGGCTCGTCAAACGCGGCCGGCGGCGCATCGCCCTGCTGCAGCCGCCGAGCAAGCTCACCTATTACGCCCATATCCGCATCGGCTTCCAGACCGGCCTGCATGATTACGGCGCCGAGGAAGTGCCGCTGCGCGTCAACAGCGACGCGCCCCTCGCCGACATTCGCGACGTCGTCGAGGTGATGATGCGCTCACCCAATGCCCCTGATGGCATCGTCTGTTCGGCCGGCAGCGCAGCGATCGCCGTCAATGCCGGTATCGAGGCTGCCGGCAAGGCGCTCGGCCGCGATCTCGATATGGTGTCGAAGCAATCGGTGCCGATCCTCAACTGGATCCGCCCCGAGATTATCACCGTCCAGGAAGACGTGCGCCAGGCCGGCCGCGAAATGGCCAAAGCCGTCATTGCCCGCATCGACGGCGTCGAACCGGAGCTGCTGCAGAGCATCAGCCAGCCGATCTGGCCTGAGGGCGGCAGGTAA
- a CDS encoding D-alanine--D-alanine ligase family protein translates to MTPSPNRLRIAVLFGGRSAEHEVSILSATNVMGALVPEKYDAIPVFITRGGQWLLSNFEDGILATPSSGVEICLVPGGRGRMLAIPAHGAAHELPGIDILFPVLHGLHGEDGSVQGLAEVARVPLAGCGILGSAAALDKDIAKRLLKAAGLPVARSVTMREDAVPSLAALESELGLPLFIKPARQGSSVGVAKVHASQEFAPALAEAFRHDRILLAEEFVAGREIEFSVLEDRAGELFVSRPGEIVPAESHGFYSYDAKYVDEKGAALKVPAELPEEVEAAMRDMAASAFRAVGCDGMARVDFFLMDDMRFLVNEINTIPGFTDISMYSKAMAASGVGYAEIIDRLVEHGLARAGRT, encoded by the coding sequence ATGACCCCTTCCCCAAACAGGCTGCGCATCGCCGTGCTCTTCGGCGGCCGCTCGGCCGAGCATGAGGTTTCCATCCTTTCGGCGACCAATGTCATGGGCGCGCTCGTGCCCGAGAAATATGACGCCATCCCTGTTTTCATCACCCGCGGGGGACAATGGCTGCTGAGCAATTTCGAGGACGGCATACTGGCAACACCGTCATCAGGCGTCGAAATCTGCCTCGTGCCGGGCGGACGCGGCCGGATGCTGGCGATCCCGGCCCATGGCGCGGCCCACGAATTGCCGGGGATCGACATCCTGTTTCCCGTGCTGCACGGCCTGCATGGCGAAGATGGATCGGTGCAGGGCCTGGCGGAGGTGGCGCGCGTTCCACTCGCCGGCTGCGGCATTCTCGGTTCGGCCGCAGCGCTCGACAAGGACATCGCCAAGCGCCTGCTGAAGGCAGCAGGCCTGCCGGTGGCGCGCTCGGTGACAATGCGTGAGGATGCTGTCCCCTCGCTGGCAGCCCTCGAAAGCGAGCTTGGACTGCCGCTCTTCATCAAGCCGGCGCGGCAGGGATCGTCGGTCGGTGTCGCCAAGGTTCATGCCAGCCAGGAATTCGCACCCGCCCTTGCCGAGGCCTTCCGCCACGATCGTATACTGCTCGCCGAGGAGTTCGTTGCCGGCCGCGAGATCGAATTCAGCGTGCTGGAGGATAGGGCAGGCGAACTTTTCGTCTCCCGGCCGGGCGAGATCGTGCCGGCCGAAAGTCACGGCTTCTACAGTTACGATGCCAAATACGTCGACGAGAAGGGCGCGGCGCTGAAAGTCCCGGCCGAACTGCCTGAGGAGGTCGAGGCTGCCATGCGCGACATGGCCGCAAGCGCTTTCCGGGCGGTCGGCTGCGACGGCATGGCCCGCGTCGACTTTTTTCTGATGGACGACATGCGGTTCCTCGTCAACGAGATCAACACCATCCCCGGCTTCACCGATATCAGCATGTATTCTAAGGCGATGGCGGCAAGCGGCGTCGGTTACGCCGAAATCATCGACAGGCTGGTGGAGCACGGCCTGGCGCGCGCCGGCCGGACCTGA
- a CDS encoding GNAT family N-acetyltransferase, whose translation MSETGAMIIQTERLRLRLPEMDDFAAYAELMASPRSVRMGGPFDRRAAWGMFCHDVALWQLFGHGALMIDLAETGECVGQVGINHGPLFPEKELGWLVYEGHEGRGYATEAAMALRDWAFATLSLPSLVSYIAPGNAASIAVAQRLGGRLDLTAPRTDPGDLVYRHLAA comes from the coding sequence ATGTCAGAAACGGGCGCAATGATCATCCAAACCGAGCGTCTGAGGCTTCGCTTGCCCGAGATGGATGATTTCGCCGCATATGCGGAACTCATGGCTTCACCGCGGTCGGTCCGAATGGGCGGGCCGTTCGATCGGCGCGCGGCCTGGGGAATGTTCTGTCACGACGTGGCGCTCTGGCAGCTTTTCGGGCACGGGGCGCTGATGATCGATCTTGCCGAGACCGGCGAATGCGTCGGCCAGGTCGGCATCAATCACGGGCCGCTCTTTCCGGAAAAGGAGCTGGGCTGGTTGGTCTATGAGGGCCATGAAGGCAGAGGTTATGCGACCGAGGCGGCCATGGCGTTGCGGGACTGGGCCTTTGCGACGCTCAGCCTGCCGTCGCTCGTCAGCTATATCGCCCCCGGCAACGCCGCCTCGATTGCCGTCGCGCAACGGTTGGGCGGGCGTCTTGATCTGACGGCTCCTCGAACCGATCCTGGGGATCTCGTTTATCGTCATCTCGCTGCCTGA
- a CDS encoding thiamine pyrophosphate-binding protein, whose amino-acid sequence MRGADILVKMLIGYGVEVVFGVPGDTNVPFYEALQDHEDQIRHVMARDERSAGYMADAYGRFTTKPGVFECPSGAGAMYSLPPVAESNSSSVPVILLTIDIPLPGEGRGVLTELDCARLFDPITKMSVQVKSAEKLPEIIRRAFRVACSGKPGAVHLQIPEDMLMADVDPARISLHVEAECRQFPAFPTLPESGKFDILLSLLRTSKKPLIVSGGGVNRSCAGPEVTELAEALNIPVCTTMTGQGTMPDDHRLAVGVIGDNGFHPHANWALEHADFVLFVGSKMGSVVTIGWTFPKITLNKRVAQIDIDPEIMANNYENVLSVTGDAKLVLRRMIELAGDSGDGSQTQAWVDELNGLRASFWENAEALLTSEASPLRPERAVRCFNEALEVYGKPAHIYSDAGTPTPHMTRFLKLKDRRTRIAIPRAFGGLGSALPATVGAWFADKERRPIGMFGDGSFGMTVGELETLVRLQVPAILLLFNNGTFGWIKGLHRLKGHNQCFGVDFMPPKGQAIAEAFGLKAWTATDAGELDYALAEAFRYADGPCLIDIHVESIADRVPPVYSWLSKRGKNPLSIEAEEVRYF is encoded by the coding sequence ATGCGTGGTGCCGATATTCTGGTCAAAATGCTGATCGGCTATGGTGTCGAGGTCGTGTTTGGCGTGCCCGGCGATACAAACGTGCCTTTCTACGAAGCGTTGCAGGACCATGAGGATCAAATCCGGCACGTCATGGCGCGCGATGAGCGGTCGGCCGGATATATGGCGGACGCCTATGGCCGGTTCACCACAAAGCCCGGCGTTTTCGAATGCCCGTCGGGTGCAGGCGCAATGTATTCCCTGCCGCCGGTCGCGGAATCGAACTCGTCTTCCGTGCCCGTCATCCTTCTGACGATCGATATTCCGTTGCCGGGAGAGGGCAGGGGCGTTCTGACGGAACTCGATTGCGCCCGGCTTTTCGATCCGATCACGAAGATGTCGGTACAGGTGAAATCGGCCGAAAAACTGCCCGAAATCATCCGCCGTGCATTTCGCGTGGCGTGCTCGGGCAAGCCGGGCGCGGTACACCTGCAAATTCCCGAGGACATGTTGATGGCGGACGTCGATCCGGCGCGCATATCCTTGCATGTGGAAGCGGAATGCAGGCAATTCCCGGCTTTTCCGACACTCCCGGAATCGGGCAAGTTCGACATTCTGCTGTCGCTGCTTCGGACCAGCAAGAAGCCGCTGATCGTTTCGGGCGGCGGCGTGAACCGTTCCTGCGCCGGGCCGGAGGTCACGGAATTGGCCGAAGCGCTGAACATTCCGGTTTGCACGACGATGACGGGGCAGGGCACGATGCCCGACGATCACCGTCTGGCTGTCGGTGTCATTGGCGATAACGGCTTCCATCCGCATGCCAACTGGGCGCTCGAACATGCCGATTTCGTCCTGTTCGTCGGTTCCAAGATGGGATCGGTGGTGACCATCGGGTGGACATTCCCGAAGATCACGTTGAACAAGCGTGTCGCCCAGATCGACATCGATCCGGAAATCATGGCCAACAATTACGAGAACGTATTGTCCGTAACCGGCGATGCGAAGCTCGTCCTGCGCCGGATGATCGAGCTTGCCGGCGACAGCGGGGACGGGTCGCAAACCCAGGCCTGGGTGGACGAACTCAACGGTTTACGCGCTTCGTTCTGGGAGAATGCCGAAGCATTGCTGACTTCCGAAGCATCGCCGCTGCGGCCGGAGCGTGCCGTGCGTTGCTTCAACGAGGCATTGGAGGTTTATGGCAAGCCGGCCCACATCTATTCGGATGCGGGGACGCCGACGCCGCATATGACGCGCTTCCTGAAATTGAAGGACCGGCGGACACGCATTGCAATCCCGCGCGCATTCGGCGGGCTGGGGTCGGCATTGCCGGCCACCGTCGGTGCCTGGTTCGCCGACAAGGAGCGTCGGCCGATCGGCATGTTCGGCGACGGCTCCTTCGGCATGACCGTCGGCGAACTCGAAACGCTGGTTCGCCTGCAGGTTCCCGCAATTCTGCTCCTGTTCAACAACGGCACCTTCGGCTGGATCAAAGGCCTGCATCGCCTGAAGGGACATAATCAGTGCTTTGGCGTTGATTTCATGCCCCCGAAAGGCCAGGCGATTGCAGAAGCATTCGGCCTCAAGGCCTGGACCGCCACCGATGCCGGCGAACTGGATTATGCTCTTGCGGAAGCGTTTCGCTATGCCGATGGCCCTTGCCTGATCGATATCCACGTGGAGTCGATTGCCGATCGCGTCCCCCCGGTCTATTCGTGGCTTTCGAAACGCGGCAAGAACCCGTTGAGCATCGAAGCCGAAGAGGTGCGATACTTCTGA